ACCGACCTCGCGGGCGATCGTCTCGGCGACCTTCGGGCTGACGAGCGTCTCGAAGAAGATCGTGCCGGCCCGGTGCTCCCGGGCCTCCTCCGCCACCTCGGCGAGCCGCTGCGGGGACGGCTCGGACTCGGGGGTGAGGCCGGTGAGACCGATCTGCTCCAGCCGGTAGCGCTCGGCCAGGTAGCCGAAGGCGGTGTGACTGGTCACGATCTCCCGGCGCTGGCAGGTGCGCAGGCCCTCGGCGTACTCGGTGTCGAGTGTCGTCAGCTCGCCCCGCAGTGCGCCGGCGCGGGCGGTGTAGTCGGCGGCGTGGTCCGGGTCGACCGCGCCGAGACGCTCGGCGAGCCGGTCGCCGACGGTGGCCAGCCGGGTCGGGTCGAGCCAGAGGTGCGGGTCCTTGCCGCCGCCCTCCTCGTGCCCGGCCTCCTCCTGGTGCCCGCCCTCGCCCTCGTGCTCGTGGCCGCCGGCGGCGGCGTCGCGCAGCGGCGCCACGCCCGCCACGTCGAAGGCGCGGTCGCCGCCGTTCTGCTCGACCGCCTCGTCCACGGCCGGCTGGAAACCGGTCAGGTAGACGATCAGCTCGGCGTCGACCACCTGGCCGACCTGGCGGGGGTTCAACTCCAGGTCGTGCGGCTCCGCGCCGGGCTTGGTCAGGTTGCCGACCACCACCCGGTCGCCGCCGATCCGCTCCGCGAGGAACTGGAGCGGGTAGAACGCGGCCACCACGTCGACCCGGTCCGGGTCGCTTCCCCCGCCCCCGCCGTCCGAGCAGGCGGCCAGACCACCGAGCGTGAGCAGGGCGGCGGTGGCGGCGGCGAGGACGCGGGGCGTGGCACGAGCGGTCATGGGACCAACTGTCCGCGATAACGAAAATTATTGTCAAAAACGCATGATTGCATGTCTGCGCAGGTCAACCGGCGCTACTCAGCCGACCAGCAGCTTGGCCAGCGCCACCGCGATCAACAGGGCGAGCATCAGCAGCCGGAGCATCCGCGTCGCCGGCGCCTGCACCGGCCAGGTGACCGACATCAACCAGACCAACCCGGCGGCCAACGCCAGCAGCAGGACGCCGCCGGCCGGGCCGGGCGCGAAGAGGCCCACAAGCACCAGCACCAGCGCGGCGAGGAACACCGCCGTCGGGTTGAGCCGGGCCAGGCGGGACAGCACGGGACTCTGCGTACGCTGCATGCCACAGACTCTACGAGGAGGAACGCCGTGCTGGTCACCAACCGGTTCGTGGTGGAAGCCGAAACGGTGGACGAGTTCACCCGGGAGGCGCACGCGGCGCTGGCCGCGCTCGCCGCCCGACCCGGCTACCTGCGCGGCGAACTGCTGCGGGCGCTCGACGACCCGGCCCACTGGTGTCTCATCACCGAGTGGGAGTCCGTCGGGGCGTACCGGCGTGGGCTCGGCGGGTTCGACGTCAAGATCACCGCCGTGCCGCTGCTCGCCCGATCGGTGGACGAGCCGTCGGCGTACGAGACGCTCGCCAGCGCCGCCCCGCAGGGCGAGATCGTCGTCGCCGCAAGCGATCGTGCCGCAGGTCCTTACCGCTGACTCCCGGGGCACTACCCTGGCGCGTATGACCGCTCCCGGACCGGCCGCGCCGCCCCCGCCACCCGTGCCGCCCGGCGCACCGCCGGTGGACCCGGGCGTGCCCGCGCCGCCGCCCGGTCCCGGCGTCGCCCCGCCGTTCGCCGCCCCGCCGACCGAGGGGCGGCGAGCCCGGCTCTGGCTCGCCCTCGGCGTCGGCGCACTGGCCGTGCTGCTCTGCTGCGGCGGGGGCGGCGCCGCGGTGATCGGCCTGGGCGTGAGCAACGTGCAGGCCGTCGGGGAGCAGGGCCGGGCCGTCACCGACGACTACTACCAGGCGCTCGTCGCCCGGGAGTGGACCAAGGCGTACGCCCAGCTCTGCGACGACGCCCGGCGGCGCGAGTCCCGGCCCGAGTTCGTGCAGCGGGTCGCCACCGAGCCGCAGATCTCCGGCTACCGGGTGGGCAAGGTCGACACCACCACGCTCACCGTGCCGGTGGACGTCACGCTCGCCGGTGGCCGCCGGGAGGCGCAGACCGTGACGCTGGCCCCCGACCGGCAGACCGGCGGCATGGAGGTCTGCGGGGTGAGCTGACCGGGCCCCGGTATTCTGCTGGGCTCGGGACCGAGGCGGTCGTACCGTGGTCCCATTCCATCCGACTCGACCGCGCCGACCGCCAGCCGGCGTAGGAGGAAACATGCCAGCCGACCGAATTGACGCCGTCGTCAGCCTCGCCAAGCGCCGAGGCTTCGTCTTCCCCTCCAGCGAGATCTACGGGGGCACCCGGTCGGCTTGGGACTACGGCCCGCTCGGCGTCGAGCTGAAGGAGAACGTCCGCCGCCAGTGGTGGAAGACCATGGTCCAGCAGCGCGACGACGTCGTCGGCCTAGACTCCGCGGTCATCCTGGCCCGCAAGGTCTGGGAGG
The genomic region above belongs to Micromonospora sp. WMMD1128 and contains:
- a CDS encoding antibiotic biosynthesis monooxygenase family protein, which encodes MLVTNRFVVEAETVDEFTREAHAALAALAARPGYLRGELLRALDDPAHWCLITEWESVGAYRRGLGGFDVKITAVPLLARSVDEPSAYETLASAAPQGEIVVAASDRAAGPYR
- a CDS encoding metal ABC transporter substrate-binding protein yields the protein MTARATPRVLAAATAALLTLGGLAACSDGGGGGSDPDRVDVVAAFYPLQFLAERIGGDRVVVGNLTKPGAEPHDLELNPRQVGQVVDAELIVYLTGFQPAVDEAVEQNGGDRAFDVAGVAPLRDAAAGGHEHEGEGGHQEEAGHEEGGGKDPHLWLDPTRLATVGDRLAERLGAVDPDHAADYTARAGALRGELTTLDTEYAEGLRTCQRREIVTSHTAFGYLAERYRLEQIGLTGLTPESEPSPQRLAEVAEEAREHRAGTIFFETLVSPKVAETIAREVGARTAVLDPIEGPPAEGDYLSAMRANLQTLRTALDCS
- a CDS encoding DUF6703 family protein; amino-acid sequence: MQRTQSPVLSRLARLNPTAVFLAALVLVLVGLFAPGPAGGVLLLALAAGLVWLMSVTWPVQAPATRMLRLLMLALLIAVALAKLLVG